Part of the Thermodesulfobacteriota bacterium genome is shown below.
ATATCAAACGAGTGCTATACACCAACCGAAAAGCAGATAGAGGAGGCTAAATATCAACTCGACTTCTATCATGAAATGGGAGGCGGCTCTATGTTTGATCCAAAGACAGGGCAGATGATAGACGAGGCAACTGCAAAGATAACGCTTATGAGGGTTTCTAAGGCTTACATGGCAGGGCTTGTGGATAAGGAATATGTAGATTCCATGGCCAACAAAAGTAAATCCATTACAGGCTACGATATCAGGAAAGGTAAATAAGAATTTACATCAATGAACAACAAATAAACTGGAAAGTATGTCCAAATGATTACCTAATTCTAATGTCTCTTCTATCCTTAAATCAAACGAGCCAAACGCTTTAATACGTATTGAAAATGCAAGCCTGATTGAGTGTGGATTGCGTTGTATGATCCATTTCCCTCGTAATTAAAAACTCCGCAATAGGCTGAAAATTAATTAAGGCTGGAAGACAGATGTCATTTGAGGACTTGAGGGCTATTTGACTCTTATTTGCGAACTCTTGATCTTCTTTCGCTGACCCAATCACTTCCGAGGTAGATAAATGGCTTTTTTTCTCAATTTCTGTGTCATTGACCTCTTTCATGTCATCACCTCGTTTTTTTGATGAATCGTCGCCAAATTCAATCATCGACACATCATTTATCAGCGGTTTAGTTTCAACCTTTGCAGAATTTACACCTTTCCCAGTTTTTCCATTTTTCAGGTAGTTAAAGTGAGCAAGGACTTTATCTACGTAATTGATGGTTTCTGAATAAGGTGGGATTCTATACCCATACTCGATTACAGCTTCTTCCCCAGCATTATATCCCGCAAGCGCCAGTCGAAGATCACCGTTAAACAT
Proteins encoded:
- a CDS encoding lytic transglycosylase domain-containing protein, with translation MELRKKFRIVNLTFVVVFTSVLSFSAFPSSAQMFYQKTKNGVIYITNIPPKEKGYKRIKIPWQTIGVSRHRSPGSFKYSNNFDYHINERASYNGIDPRLIKAIIKVESNFNPSAVSPKGAMGLMQLMPETARRNGVSDPYDPAENIRGGVKYFKKLTRMFNGDLRLALAGYNAGEEAVIEYGYRIPPYSETINYVDKVLAHFNYLKNGKTGKGVNSAKVETKPLINDVSMIEFGDDSSKKRGDDMKEVNDTEIEKKSHLSTSEVIGSAKEDQEFANKSQIALKSSNDICLPALINFQPIAEFLITREMDHTTQSTLNQACIFNTY